A segment of the Capricornis sumatraensis isolate serow.1 chromosome 8, serow.2, whole genome shotgun sequence genome:
AAGCAGCTGATTTATATCTGCTTCCCAAAACTCACAATTTAACAGTTCTGTTATGTGTTTTTAGTGAATACTAAATATTAGACCTACCATGATCTGAGTTCAGGGAACATAAAAAGTGTAGCATGTCACCTGTTATTGATGTGTGTGAAAGTGTAATATAGAGCAGCAGAAGAAAAACTCCTCCCAAAACTAAAAATGCATGACTGATTCTAGGCCTTGTCTGCAATcctttaagaaaggaaaatagttAAATTATTAAAGTAAATTAGTTGCAATATTAGTTAAATTAATTATTAAACTATTTAATAATAGTTAAATTATTAGTTAAATACTTGAGgaattttatacttttatctACTACTGTTAATAACCTACTATGTCATTTTCTATTCCTCAGTATAAGGCTCTGTTacttttgccatttaaaaaatttaataaaatttaaaacaacacagaaagatagatagatagacaggtaACCAGATTGTtatacacacacagtcacagatatttatattttcccCCCATGTCAGAAAGTTTGAGTCTCgtcattgcttttttctttttcttttcaaagcttCTCTATCAAGACCCAAGTCCCTGCTGGTCTCGTCTCCATCTACCAAGCTGCTGACGCTGGAGGAAGCCCAGGCACGAACACAGGCTCAGGTCAATTCTCCAATTGTGACcgaaaataaatacattgaagTAGGAGAAGGACCTGCTGCACTCCAGGGGAAATTTCATACCATAATCGAGTTCCCACTCGAAAGGTAAAATTCATTCAGTCCTCCTTAAAAAACGTGCATTTCATGActgtttgttattttcttttcttttactttggtaTTTTAGTAGTATTATATTGATTCTGTCCGTCCCAGAAAAACCTGTTCATTTGACTGTGGATGTTACTTCGTGGGAACTGAAGTGAATGGTTATCAAAAAGCATTGCATCATATCTTAAGAGAAACAGAGAATCAGAGCTGGGAGGACACTGAcaaagtctgagaaccactgctgttCACGTTCTCAGTGTCCTCTCCAGCTCTGATTCTGTTTTTCTCTAAAGAAATGATAATAACATGGTTTCCGTAACTTCTTTACTAACTGACTGTGAGAAGACTAATGTCTATAAGTTAATTTTGATCTCAGGTTACTCCTCTGGCTGCTCCGTAAGAATATCAGGATTTCAGCTCCCTGGATTGGGTAGTACTAATTGGAGTTCATTTCCATATGTTAGTGTACCTTTCTAgattcttttcatttccctcGACTGAAATGTCCTGACAACAGAAAGTTAGAACATACTCTTTTACTTTGTCATTCCGAGTTTGTCTTCAGCTTCTTGAATTTTTTGCTCTATAATTTCCTCAAAAACCTCTTTATAAAAGAGTAATCAAGAGTGTCGATGCTGAGTGGACCTGGGTTCCAACCTTGACGCCATCATTTACTAGTTTTACAGCATTAAACTTCTTCTTCTTACTTCCTCAGCTGTATAATGAGAATAGTACttaaaatgacaataatagtacctacctcaaatGGTTTTATATAACTTAAATGAGATATCATGTATACCagttagcatagtgcctggcattcAGTATATATTAGTTACTTTTCTTAGTGCTTTGCTTCTTTTTTGGCTTAATTCTCTTTACACACACCTAGAATCATTTTCTTcaactctattttatttttggagatTTAGTGTTTCCTCTTCCTAAATATatcttattttcacttatttcacaGATTGTGAGATTAGCTCTCAATATGAAAATCTGGTTATCTTTGTGAAACTAATTATAACTATTAAAATCCgtgcatttaattttcatttcctgcTTCAGCAGCGCAGCTCAGCCGTACTGTGTGGCACGCGCTCTGTGGAAGGCAGGTGTTGACTGTGTCCACCGTGCCTCTGCAGGCTGCTCGCCCCTTTCCATCATTTGTTCATCTTCAGTGAGTAAAGGTAGCCTCTTGGATGCCTTAATGCAGATTGTTTTCTCTCTCCTAGGAGGAGgcctcaaaataaaatgaaaaaatctcCCGTGGGGAGCTGGCGTTCCTTTTTCAACTTGGGAAAATCGTCGTCTGTTTCTAAACGGAAGTTGCAGCGTAATGAGAGTGAGCCCTCCGAGATGAAAGCCATGGCTCTGAAAGGTGAGTGTTCACGCCGTCCCTTCCCTCTGCGCCCAGGAGCAGCCTGCGTGGGGGCTGCCCCTCCCGTCCTGTCACACTGCTCTTCTCTTACCAGGACACACACGGCATGTTCTTGTCACAGGCGCCAACAGGGTGTGTCCTCATTGTGCTGTTTCGTGTGAACTGTCTTCTACCAATGCTTTATCCCCAGATACATAGTATATATAAGTGCGTAGAAGTTCCCAGTTTCTTTGGAAACTATACAGGTTATATATCGTGTCAGTgtgtttaaaaattcataaaatatttgtaatatagtttgTATGTGGTTGATAATAAGTAACTGCTGTGGTATTTAAACTTACTCatcttatatatttatagtttctttttttaatgacaaaatcaGGTTTTGACATGTCTGTCAGAGTTTTAAATCTTACAACCAAAGAAGGTGTCTTTTTCCTAGATGATATGTTGAAGTGAGAGTATCTTATTGGATAGATAAATCTATTTCTGTGTTGTTGAAAGTActgctcttttaaaaatcatttaaatctaCTGCTATTAACAGGTTCTGAATCTGTTAGTGCTTACTTCTCAGGCAATGCTAGAAATATAGCGTTCAATTCATTTAATTCATCATTCTTTCAGTTTGCAATCATGTACTAAGTATGGGCTAGATATTTTGATAGCAGCctctgcagaaagaaaaaaaattaagacactgCTCCCAACCTTCATGTCTTACTTGGGACATATGCatgtaagaaaacaaatttcatgCAGAATCATAGCTATTGAAATTGAGGCTTATGTGAGGCATTTATGGCAGGGGTGGCCAATTcctatggggagagaggtgggtagAGGAAATAGAACCTGTGACTCGGATTTTGAAGGATAAGTAGGGATTCACCTGACCAACAAGGGACTGAGAAAGGTGTTTTGGGAAGTGGCAGCAGAGTGTGTGGGCGTGTGGAGCAGGAAGCGTAAAGAACGTATGTGTGGGATGGTACACACCAGGGGTTCAGTTCTCAGGGGCCCAGGGTGCTTGCCGGGGGTGTGGTTTTGTCCTGAGTTCCCTTGGGTGTCACTGAATAGCTGCAGTATGTAACATGAGCAAGTTTGGGTTTAAGAAGGATGACTTTGGCAGCAATGTGGGGAATGTCCAGGAAGAGGGTAAGCCTGGAGTCTGGACAGTAAGTCAGGAGACAGTTACAGCTGTGCAGACAGGAAACGAAGAGCATCTGCAGTAAGCGGTGGCTGTGGGAGTGGCAAATAGATCTGAGAGGTATTTATGAGGCAGAATCGACAGGGTGGGCAGAGAAACGGTTGAGAAAGATGCGAACGGTAATTGTCAGGTGTTGATTAAATGGTCAGGGAGTTGCTGTTATCACTGAAGGGAGTAGTGGGTTTGGGAAGAAAAATGACATGTTAACTTTGGACATAGTGAGTTGGACCTGCCCAAAAGGTGATGAGTACTAGGGACCTGGAATTCAATAAAGGACTTTAATCTGACTAGAAATACAGATTTGAAACTCGTCAGCAAACCAAGGGTGAGAACCCTAGGGATATTTTTTTTATGGCCAAGGGAGAGCCTGCTGAGTGAGAGAAGCAGGTTGGAGGCTGAATCCTGGAGAAAAGCATTGTTTAGAGGGTGGAGGGAGCAGAGCTGTCACGAAGGAGAGTGAGAAGTGGTCCCTCGGCAGGGACATGGTGgttgttgtgcagtcactaagttgtattcaactctttgcgaccccctggactgcatgTTGGCGTGGACtgcacacgccaggcttccctgtcctgcaccatctcccagagtttgctcaaactcatgtgcattgagtcggtgataccatccaaccatctcatcctctgtgaacCCCTTTTCCTcgtgccctcagtctttcccagcctcagggtcttttccagtgattcagctcttcacatcaggtggccaaagtactggagcttcagctttagcatcagtccttccaaatgagTATTCATGAAGGAAGGGCTTTACAGGGAAATGTTAGCAGCATTGAGCTCTGCTAAGAGATTGAAAGAGGATGAGGATATTTCACAAATAAATTCAACACTTGTAATTAATTAAATGGCctctattagtttcctagggctaccATAGCAAATTGTCACCAAGTGAGACAAATTGGCtgaaaacaacaggaatttatttcctCGCAGTTCTGGGAGCTAAAGACTGAAATCCAGGTGTCAGAGGGCCATGTTCCCTCTGAAGGATCCAGAGAATCCTTCCTGGCCTCTCCCAGCTTTGGGGACACCTGCGTTCCTGGCTGGCGGTGGTGCCActcctgtctctgcctctgtcttcacatgggtTCTCCATGGTCTCTCTGCAGCTTCTCTTGTTAAAAGGATACGAGTCACTCACTCTAAATTCAGTATGAGATCATCTCAAGATATACTAGTCTTTAGGAAATATAAAAGcaagttttaaaattcatctttattctgaagtttattattcttttagAAAAGAGATTTTTCACATAGGAAACCACTTGAGAAGAGTACAACACattatataaaatgcaaaattgAATACAGTTGTAAAAAATCTAATCATTCTTGAAACTCTAAATACATGTACAGAAAaacactgtcctctttcactgcATATGTAAGAGTGAATAAAACATCACACTGTTTGGTTTTGATTCTTCAGGTGGCAGGGCAGAAGGGACCCTCCGTTCAGCTAAAAGTGAAGAGTCTCTTACTTCTCTCCATGCAGTCGATGGTAAGACTAAAGCATCAGTTGTTTTATTctagaatatatttaataaaaagataCACTGCTTAATAAATAGGCTGTAGGTTATAATTTCCTAAAAATactagttgtttagtcactaagtcatgtccaactctttgcaaccccatggactgtagtccatcaggctcctctgtccatgggctttcccaggcaagaatactggagtgggttttcatttgcttctccagggggtcttcctgacccagggatcgaacttatgtGTCCTGTATTAGTAGACAGGTTCgtaaccactgagcaaccagggaagcctcaaaataCTAGTATCTACTTCGTATTGTCCACTGATGCTTTAATATGGTACTAGTCTTTAATTTCTTCACTTTTGACATGATTGTGATTCAGTTTACATAAAAGTAGATGAAGTGTTTTAAGTTAACCATTTATATTTATGCCCAGTAAAAGATGGTGTTAAtagtatttctttaaatttcacaATGAGAGCACAGTGCTTGTCACAGAGTATAAAATTAAGCGGTATTGATGTTCAGACCAGTGACCTTTTGTCTTGCAAATTTAATGTGACCTTAAATCTCATATATCACTGGTTAGAGATAGTCCTCATTATCTGAGGATGATTTTCTACCAGGAGAAGGCAGCTGAAAGTGAATCTGCTTAAAATGCGGACCAACATGTTATGGTTAATAGTACAAAAAGATTTGATTGCAACTTGGACAAAactaaaaatgttgaaaataactttttaagcTTCCATTGAGTATAAGTCGGGTTACAGTTGCAGTTCTGTACTAACTTCCAGAATGAACAAAGGTTAACATCAGTGCTGACCTGGAAGGAGGCAGAACTTCTTTGACAAAAACAGGTAGCAGCAGATAGGACTTTCCCCACATCAAGACTGGATTGTGTGGGAAGATAGGGAAGAAGGCTTTGTTGCAGAAATAATCGAGAGCTGCATTGATTTCCTGCAGACTTTTCTTAATCCGTTGGTTTTCAAATTGTGTTCTTCTGAAGTTTCCCGGGGGTGTCCTCCTCCTGGTCAACTTCCTCATCCTCATTTACAGATCCTCATTGACCCATGGCTGTACTTGGGATTCAACAAATCCCTGCCTTTCATGTCAGTGGGGTGTCTGCCATCTTCCTGATTTTCCGGGATTTTCCATTTCACTGAAGTTGAGAGTGGTTCTCAAAAATAGTGCAGTGGACTGGATAAGTGCATGTAGTAAGGTGAAAATGAAATTTGAGTAGGGATTAATTTTATAACTGGTCAACACATTAGTGAATGTATTTGTGTTAAGACAATGTCTCTTTATGGTACTTCATCACTATGGCTCATCACTGTAACAAAATAATGAGATTAAGATAGAGGACTTCTCTTACCAGTTGGATGTTTAGCAATATCATAAAATAAAGTAATACTATTACCACTCTTAAGGCTTTTGCCTGATAAGCTTAAAGCCTGTTCttgctgaagaaaaaaataaaattattttaaaatatctgaaaggGATAcattactaaatataaaattatactttactaaatataaatactttttttgaGAAGTTCAATTTTGGGTATGAGGATATTTCcccacaaaaacaaaagaataaagcaaaaaaaaaaaaaaaaaagccctctttCTATTGCCTATCTGAAGTACCATTTAAAGTGAATAGTTGTACCTCACAAGTCATGTGTGAAGTCAGtgataaaacaagacaaaaagaaatgaaaacttgccCAGTCACAAGAGTCCGTGTTGCAATAGTATAGAATCTAAGAGTTCTGAGTCCTTTTTCCTGTGGAAACCATCCAATGCATCCTGCCTCCAATGGTACCAAGTGAATCTGTTACTGAGCATTTGCTTTGGGGGTTCCATCTGTGCTCCCCAAGAGATGGTTGCGTTTCCTTACTGTATGTAGTGCGTCTCTGCTGTACTAAGTAGCTGACTCACAGGGGACTGTGTGTCCTGGGACATTCATATTCTGACACTGCTACCCATTTTTGCCAGGTGACTCCAAGTTGTTCCGACCCAGAAGACCCAGATCTAGCAGTGATGCCCTGAGCGCCTCTTTTAACGGCGAGATGCTGGGGAACCGCTGCAACTCCTATGACAACCTGCCCCACGACAACGGAAGTGAGGAGGAAGTTGGGCTATTGCACATTCCGGCTCTCGTGTCTCCGCACTCAGCTGAGGATGTTGACTTGAGCCCACCAGACATAGGAGTAGCCAGCCTGGATTTTGATCCGATGTCATTTCAGTGCAGTCCTCCTAAGGCCGAATCGGAATGTCTGGAGAGCGGGGCTTCCTTCTTAGACTCCTTGGGCTACTCCAAGGATAAACAGAGTATGGATAAGAAGGATACGGAAACAGGCGGTAGCCAGTCACAGACTCCAGGAAGCACTGCAAGttctgaacctgtgtctcctcttcAGGAGAAGCTGAGTCCATTCTTCACCCTGGACTTGAGCCCAACTGAAGAGAAAGCATCGAAGCCATCCTCATTCACCGAAAAGGTTGTCTATGCTTTCTCTCCAAAGATTGGACGGAAGATAAGCAAATCACCCTCTCTGAACATATCCGAGCCCATTTCAGTGACCCTTCCCGCCCGGGTGTCAGAAGTCATCGGCCCCGTCGCAAACACGGCAGCTCAGAACGCACCTTCTGCAGCCTGGAACAAAAGTAGTGAAGAAAGTGATGTCATAAATAGATCCCCCACCCAGGTagtaaagagaaaagcaaacgAGAGAGAGGCCCAGGAAGGGTGTGAGTGTGAAGCCCAGCCCCCGGACCAGGGGGCTGCTGCAGACGTAGACTcaccagggaaggaggagcctgccTCAAGCAGTCAGAGTAAGGCTGTACCTTCTGGACAGACTCAGACAGGTACCATTTGTTTTCCTCCATTCTTGCTTTAAGCTAAGAGGGATCTTCCACCAACTGTGCCTTTTAGGAGAGAAATGTACTCCACAGCTAGCCTTTTATCAAAGAGAATGTTTTTTCTAGGTGGTGCTGATGGCTCAAAGCCCTAAATTAAAGTCAACCAAAACATCCCCCAAAGGGCCAGCAGTCCTACTTCAGATCTTGATAAAGTCCCCTTGTCCAGTCAGAATTCCTGGATAATTTTTGCACAGCTTCATAGCTCTTgattctgtttcctcttctgacAAAATTATCTATATTATAGCCTTACACATTAACTAGCCAGCCTACACCATCAAATGTAAAAAGTATTCTTAATAACATTCTGCAAGCACTTGAAGCTTGTTTTCTAACCAATCTTTTCTGAGCCGGATGAGGGACTGGCTCCCTGCCTCGCCCATCTCTGTAGCAACCCAGGAGGAGACTGCAGTCTTAAACACTCTCTGGTTTAGTTTTCCTTCTGAACCAGATGTGTTTTCTGCAGTGTTCGCATGTGGGATAGAAGATTGCGGATGGCCATTTTGAAATATGGAAGGCACTCTTTTTTTTAGTGATCAAATGGGGTAATGTTTGGCTTTCCATGTAGGATAACACAagctgctttttcactttcttttttcccaattTCCTCCCAGGAGCAGACACACATGACCCCCCTCAGGATTCCGTTCCTGTAAGTTCAGTCTCTCTTATCCCACCACCACCGCCTCCGAAAAACGTGGCACGCCTGCTGGCGCTGGCGTTAGTGGAGTCTGCACAGCAGGCCTCCACCCAGTCACTGAAGAGACCAGGCACATCCCTGGCTGCCTGTGCACACTGTGGGGACATAGCGGTGGCTGCAGCCGAGGACAGACCACCTGCTCCCTACTCTAGCGTTACTCTCGAGAAAGCCTATTTCCAAACCGACAGGCCAGCAGAGCAGCCCCACCTCCAGAACAAGGGCCTTGGGCATGGTGACCAGCCGGTGCCAGACACAGCGGCTGCCAGCGACTATACCCATtccagcatcactgactccacggGGCAGTCCCCCCCGGCAGACTTACCAGGCGATCAGCCACATCGAATCTATTTATCTGGGGACCCAGAGAAGGCGAGAGTCACTTCCGTTCCCTCAACAGACTCAAAGTCTGATGATCTCATCACTTTCCCTGAAGACCAATCTGTGAAGACCAGTGTGCCGACCGTCTCCTTTGTGGACCACGATCAGCTCCATTTCTACAGTGGAGATGAGCCTCCTTCTTACCTTGGTGCAAGCGTGGATAAGCCCCATCACCCTTCAGAACTTGCAGACAGAAGTCCTGCCCCTTCTCATTTGCCTAGGGACAAGATCTGCCCTCCTTCCGGGTCCCCTGAAGAGAACACCAGCACAGCCCCCCTGGCGTACATGACACATGCTCCAGCAGTGGCCATAGCAAGCGCCAGCGAAGCCAGCTGGGACGTAGCGGAACAGCCCAGCGCAGTGGAGTATGTAACCGCCACCCTTCAGCGTGCTCAACGAGCCAGCCGTCCCCTACCCCTACCTCCTTCCCAGAGACCCGCAGAGCAGCCCCCGGTCCTGGGGCAGGTACAGACTACAGCCAGTATAGGACTAACCAATCCCCACAAGGTAAGAAGCGGGGCAGGCCAGTGGCATGCAGTGTTTCTCCAAAGGTGTGCCACTCTCCATCAGCGTGTGACGTTGCCTCGAGTGAGATCTGACATCTCTTTTTAAGTCCTAGGCCAATTTCTGTGAAACACTTCCTGGTTGAGATGGGGATCTGCCTTTATCTTGATGCTGGCTTTTCTCTGAAAAAGGAGCAGCTTCTCCATGGCTGTGGTTTAACTATAACCCTCTCCCTTTACAAAGAGATTATGAGCACAGGAGTCCACCTGGCCATTGGCTGTCAGAGTTGTGGGGTTTTCCCGGCTCCCTCACTGACtcagtgtgactctgggcaagctGTCCAACCATCTCTGCCAGTTTTTCACGTCTGCACGACCAAAGTGCTGTAGTCTCAGGACACTTGGAAGACTTTATGTCTTACCAACTTTCTCGAAATATCAGAGATGACAGTGTCATAggcctttttgttttttcagcatTAGCCAGCAGATTGTTGAATAGTCAAGCACCTGTTTTGATGAGAGACTGTTATATGCAGACTGTGAAGGTTTTTTGTCATTGCCTTGGACTAAAAGGACTTCAATATCTAGTCCTCTATGGAAGATGCTATTTCCAGCCACTTGTTTCTCAAGGGCAGCGTGTGCAGCCTTGCAGTGAGAACCATGTTTGTCTTCTGCTGCCACAGACACACTGGAGcgggagggagaggcagaggctgTGTTGAATGCCACCTGGACATGTCCCTTCTTGTCCCTCCCTGGCCTGGGGGCTGAAATGAGAACAGCTCTCCAAAGAAGGGCTGGCTGCCACACCAGGTGGCCACACAGGCCTGCCTTCTTTTCCTGACTGTAGGGACAGGTAGGCCTCTGCCCTGTCCAGCACCTCTGCACAGCTTGGGAAATTTTCAGCTGCTGCCCACATGGCCTCAGCTTGTGAGTTATGAAGTCAGTAATGTCTGATTCCATAGAGGGAAGCATAAAAAACACTCACAGTACTATCATCTTTCAACAGGTTCAAGCAGCAGTTCCGATTCCGGAGAGGCCGTCTGAACCCAGGGGCCTGGGTGACCCTGCACCTGTCCTGGTTGGGGATGGCGGGGCCGCTGCGCAGTGCCCAACCTCCGCTCCAGCTCCCCAGCCGGTCCTTCCTGAAAAGGTGCGGGAAGGTGCCAGGGCGCCCGCGCTGCACCTGCGCGCCGAGTCTGTGCCCGCGCATGCCTCCTGTGGCTTCCCCACCCCGGCGCCCCCTGCCAGGACCATGGAGAGCAGACTGGCCGCCGCCCTCCACTCGGGCAGCGCCGACGGGGCGGGCAGCACCGGGTACCACTCCTTCGTTGCCGCTGCCTCAGCGGAAGaagccttgcctttgcccctccCTGTCCCACAAGCCAAGCACGGCCCTCTTAAGACTGCTTACCCCACGTTCACCAGGCCTGACCTCACCACGGAGCCCTTCGGTCCAGAAAACTGTCTGCATTTCAGTATGACCCCAAACTGCCAGTTCCGCCCCCAGAGCGTGCCACCCCATCACGGGAAAGCGGAGCCGCACTCGGTGTATGCATCCAGGTCAGAGCCACCAGCCTCCACGGGCCCCCGGTACAACACGTACGTGGCCCCCGGGAGAAGCGTGTCTGGACACCACCCGAAGCCGTGTAGCCGGGCAGAGTACGTGTCCTCACTGAGCTCGTCCATCAGGGGTGGCTGCTACCCCGAGGACATCCCGCCGTACCCCACCATCCGCCGGGTGCAGTCTCTGCACGTGCCTCCGTCCTCCATGATCCGCTCTGTCCCCATCTCCAGGACAGAGGTGCCCCCAGATGAGGAACCCGCCTACTGCCCACGACCCCTGTACCAGTATAAGCCATATCAGTCATCCCAGGCCCGCTCGGACTACCACGTCACTCAGCTGCAGCCTTACTTCGAGAACGGCCGGGTGCACTACCGGTACAGTCCCTATGCCAGCTCGGCCAGTTCCTACTACAGCCCCGACGGCGCTCTGTGTGACGTGGACGCCTACGGCACGGTGCAGCTGCGGCCCCTGCACCGCCTGCCCGGCCGCGACCTGGCCTTCCTCGCCCCGCGGCTGCAAGGCAAGAATGTGTACGCGTTTGCCGGGGGTGCGGCCCCGCGCGCCCGGCCCAGCGTGGCCAGCTACTTCCCGGCCAATGACCACAGCATGGTCCACATGCCCCCGGTGGCCGACGCGAAGCACGCGTACGCCTCGTGGGACCTGGAGGACCTGGAGAAGTACCGCCTGCAGTCCATCCGCAGGGAGAGCCGTGCGCGGCAGAAGGCCAAGGGGCCTGTCGTGTCCCAGTATGACAACATGAGCCCGGCCGGCGCGCCGGACGACCTGGGCGGCATCTATGTCATCCACCTGCGCAGCAAGTCGgatcctgggaaaactggactcCTCTCGGTGGCCGAGGGCAAGGAGGGGCGGCACCCGGCCAAGGCCCTGAGCCCCGAGGGGGAGGACCGCTTCTACCGGAAGCACGCGGAGCCGGAGCTGGAGCGCGTGCCccaccaccagggcgggtacggCAACGGGCAGCCGGAGAAGCCGTGCCTCCCCCAGAAGCAGAGCAGCGTCAGGAACCGAAAGCTGCACGACACGGGCTGCAGCCTCCCCGAGCACAGGCCACATCAGGAAGCAAGCCATAGGCAGCTGTGCGACCCGAAGAATGGGCCCCCTTTCCCCCAGGGAGCCGGCCCGCTAGACTACGGGCCCAAAGGGCTTCCAGACCCTGCCGAGCCTGTCAGCTACCTTAACTCTGGAGGGAAATACGTGCCGTCAGGGCCGGAGTCTTTAAGACCGAGCCACAAAGAGGTGCGGCTCCCCAAGGAGCTGGAGCGGCCCCGGGCCCGGCAGCCCCCGGCCGCAGAGAAGCACCCCAGAGACTGCTACAAGGAGGAGGAGCACCTGTCGCAGTCCGCCCTCCCGCCCCCTAAGCCAGAGAGGAGTCACAGCCTCAAACTGCACCACCCTCAGAGCGCGGACAGGGACCCCGGCGTGCTGTACCACTACCACACCCACGGCAAGCGCCCGGGCCGGGGGACTGCCGGGCCGCAGTACGATAACCTGGAGGGCTACCACTCCCCGCCCCAGCACCAGCGAGGGGGCTTCGGAGCAGCGGCAATAGGCCCGTACATGCCCCCcggcttcccccacccccagagcaggACATACGCCACAGCTCTGGGGCAGGGCGCCTTCCTGCCCACAGAGCTGGCCTTGCAGCCTCCTGAAACGCAGGTCCATGCAGAATGAGCCCCGGGAGCAATAGAGTTGACGCAGCCTCTGCTGGACAGTGGACTGTtctatttttttcagtaaccaaaaaaaaaaaaaaaaaaagctacaaaccGCCCCcccaccacattaaaaaaaataagaagaaaaacaaatcaccATCTTTTCCCCTCTTCCCAGCTTCATCACCACCTCTTCTACAGACTGTTGTCATTTTTGTCATTTAGAGATCTGAACGATTGTGAAGCACTGTGTTGAAAACCTAGTAAAGAAATTTGTTACAGACCATACTTGCCACATAGGGCTGATTTGTAAGAGCCTGAGGACTGCCTTTAATGGAATTTGAGTTTGATGGTGTCCTTCCTAGCACTTGCTGCGTCCTTCAGAGCAGCTGACACCCACTTCTTGAAGGTCTTGTGTGCCCTGTCCTGTCCTGTTCCCACTTGCTTTCCCAGTAGCCACGGCCTTGCCCAGAGAGTCACCTGTTTTCCTTGTCAGGTCATACCTCCTTGTCTTGGAAGGGGCTGTGTGTTAAATTAGAGTGGAGAGAAACTTCTCCCTGAGCCTTCACATTAGACTATTATTGGACATTTAACAAattatagccaaaaaaaaaaaaaaggaattaggaCTTTAAACATTTAATAGTCATTACAAAATGTCAGACCCATTAGATCCAGGCTGAACCATGCTTTTCTCCTGGTTGCTCCACACACTTCAGTGAACAGGCTTATCCCATGGCAGAGGGGTTTCTAAGTTACAATTAAAGAAACTTCTTAGGTGGAAGTCTGTGACCTTCGTTAGCACCAGAAACTACATCAGTGGTTCTAAGCTGCTGCCtgtcttcagttcttttttttttttctcaatagtATTTGATAAATTGTGATCCTAGTGAAGTATTTCACACAATTTGTTTTCCTAAAgcagtttttttcccctcatttaaaaaacaatgaaaaaccatCATGGTTTGCCTGGATAAACACACATAATATCACATGATTGTAAATTTGCATATTAATTTGTTTCTAAACCAGGTATCCTGGGAATTCTTACAGTAGCTACAGGTTATTATTATCCATTAGTAAACAGAGC
Coding sequences within it:
- the ARHGAP32 gene encoding rho GTPase-activating protein 32 isoform X1; the protein is METESESSASGDDSVFWLDSEVITQVTGSEEGEGEEHFRKMKSSVHSEEDDFVPELHRNVHPRERPDWEETLSAMARGADVPEIPGDLSLKTCGSTASMKVKHVKKPTNPGLMGCDNIHRLPFTKGHFPKMAECAHFHYENVEFGSIQLSLSEEQNEVTKNGCESKELVYLVHIACQGKSWIVKRSYEDFRVLDKHLHLCIYDRRFSQLSELPRSDALKDSPESVTQMLMAYLSRLSAIAGNKINCGPALTWMEIDNKGNHLLVHEESSINTPAVGAAHVIKRYTARAPDELTLEVGDIVSVIDMPPKVLSTWWRGKHGFQVGLFPGHCVELINQKVPQSVTNSVPKPVSKKHGKLITFLRTFMKSRPTKQKLKQRGILKERVFGCDLGEHLLNSGFEVPQVLQSCTAFIERYGIVDGIYRLSGVASNIQRLRHEFDSEHVPDLTKEPYVQDIHSVGSLCKLYFRELPNPLLTYQLYEKFSDAVSAATDEERLIKIHDVIQQLPPPHYRTLEFLMRHLSLLADYCSITNMHAKNLAIVWAPNLLRSKQIESACFSGTAAFMEVRIQSVVVEFILNHVDVLFSGKINAVIQEGAASLSRPKSLLVSSPSTKLLTLEEAQARTQAQVNSPIVTENKYIEVGEGPAALQGKFHTIIEFPLERRRPQNKMKKSPVGSWRSFFNLGKSSSVSKRKLQRNESEPSEMKAMALKGGRAEGTLRSAKSEESLTSLHAVDGDSKLFRPRRPRSSSDALSASFNGEMLGNRCNSYDNLPHDNGSEEEVGLLHIPALVSPHSAEDVDLSPPDIGVASLDFDPMSFQCSPPKAESECLESGASFLDSLGYSKDKQSMDKKDTETGGSQSQTPGSTASSEPVSPLQEKLSPFFTLDLSPTEEKASKPSSFTEKVVYAFSPKIGRKISKSPSLNISEPISVTLPARVSEVIGPVANTAAQNAPSAAWNKSSEESDVINRSPTQVVKRKANEREAQEGCECEAQPPDQGAAADVDSPGKEEPASSSQSKAVPSGQTQTGADTHDPPQDSVPVSSVSLIPPPPPPKNVARLLALALVESAQQASTQSLKRPGTSLAACAHCGDIAVAAAEDRPPAPYSSVTLEKAYFQTDRPAEQPHLQNKGLGHGDQPVPDTAAASDYTHSSITDSTGQSPPADLPGDQPHRIYLSGDPEKARVTSVPSTDSKSDDLITFPEDQSVKTSVPTVSFVDHDQLHFYSGDEPPSYLGASVDKPHHPSELADRSPAPSHLPRDKICPPSGSPEENTSTAPLAYMTHAPAVAIASASEASWDVAEQPSAVEYVTATLQRAQRASRPLPLPPSQRPAEQPPVLGQVQTTASIGLTNPHKVQAAVPIPERPSEPRGLGDPAPVLVGDGGAAAQCPTSAPAPQPVLPEKVREGARAPALHLRAESVPAHASCGFPTPAPPARTMESRLAAALHSGSADGAGSTGYHSFVAAASAEEALPLPLPVPQAKHGPLKTAYPTFTRPDLTTEPFGPENCLHFSMTPNCQFRPQSVPPHHGKAEPHSVYASRSEPPASTGPRYNTYVAPGRSVSGHHPKPCSRAEYVSSLSSSIRGGCYPEDIPPYPTIRRVQSLHVPPSSMIRSVPISRTEVPPDEEPAYCPRPLYQYKPYQSSQARSDYHVTQLQPYFENGRVHYRYSPYASSASSYYSPDGALCDVDAYGTVQLRPLHRLPGRDLAFLAPRLQGKNVYAFAGGAAPRARPSVASYFPANDHSMVHMPPVADAKHAYASWDLEDLEKYRLQSIRRESRARQKAKGPVVSQYDNMSPAGAPDDLGGIYVIHLRSKSDPGKTGLLSVAEGKEGRHPAKALSPEGEDRFYRKHAEPELERVPHHQGGYGNGQPEKPCLPQKQSSVRNRKLHDTGCSLPEHRPHQEASHRQLCDPKNGPPFPQGAGPLDYGPKGLPDPAEPVSYLNSGGKYVPSGPESLRPSHKEVRLPKELERPRARQPPAAEKHPRDCYKEEEHLSQSALPPPKPERSHSLKLHHPQSADRDPGVLYHYHTHGKRPGRGTAGPQYDNLEGYHSPPQHQRGGFGAAAIGPYMPPGFPHPQSRTYATALGQGAFLPTELALQPPETQVHAE